From the genome of Deinococcus sp. AJ005, one region includes:
- a CDS encoding M48 family metallopeptidase: protein MSAQLPTQWTISGVPVTVKRSARRRTVALQVRPGVVTVYAPQRVPLHQLQDILIRRRDWVEHHLAQYAARPVSVQVFTDGAALPFLGETLTLRLDLVHKKTVRESHSLLLPLEESERALEVWTRAACLTPYTALVMEYAELLGAGDRLGTVRVSNTITRWGSCSSRGDIRLHWKLSRAPLEVLHYVALHEAAHLLEMNHSPHYWAHVARVMPGWQTHRRWLKENGQTL, encoded by the coding sequence ATGTCAGCGCAATTGCCAACGCAGTGGACCATTTCCGGCGTCCCCGTGACCGTTAAGCGCAGTGCCCGGCGGCGGACGGTGGCCCTGCAAGTCCGGCCCGGCGTGGTCACGGTTTATGCGCCCCAGCGGGTGCCATTGCATCAGCTTCAGGACATTCTGATCCGGCGGCGGGACTGGGTGGAACATCATCTGGCGCAGTACGCGGCTCGCCCGGTCTCGGTGCAGGTATTCACGGACGGCGCAGCTCTGCCTTTTCTGGGCGAAACGCTGACGCTGCGGCTCGATCTGGTCCACAAAAAGACTGTGCGTGAGAGCCATAGCCTCCTCTTGCCATTGGAGGAATCAGAACGGGCGCTGGAGGTTTGGACGCGGGCCGCTTGCCTGACTCCCTACACCGCTCTGGTCATGGAATACGCGGAGTTGCTGGGCGCGGGCGACCGACTGGGCACGGTGCGGGTCAGCAATACCATCACACGCTGGGGCAGTTGCAGCAGCCGGGGCGATATCCGCCTGCACTGGAAGCTGTCCCGCGCCCCGTTGGAGGTGCTGCATTACGTCGCCCTGCACGAGGCCGCGCATCTGCTGGAGATGAACCATTCGCCGCATTATTGGGCGCATGTGGCCCGCGTCATGCCGGGGTGGCAGACGCATCGGCGGTGGCTTAAGGAGAACGGCCAGACGCTCTGA